A region of Bacillus rossius redtenbacheri isolate Brsri chromosome 2, Brsri_v3, whole genome shotgun sequence DNA encodes the following proteins:
- the LOC134528980 gene encoding proline-rich protein 36-like — MAPAARPPTPTPPTAPAALGVARRNQAGVPAGYRWTTTRHKRSLLHTGHWKTGGHMFYPVSRRSQRHMCSYVLSSDVYVCRVKALKKLRFLIVGNPATSTPYTPPLELRFLIAGNPETSTPYTPPLELRFLIAGNPETSIPYTPPLELRFLIAGNPATSTPCTPPLELRFLIAGNPATSTPYTPPLELRFLIAGNPATSTPYTPPLDLRYLIAGNPATSTPYTPPLELRFLIVGNPETSTPYTPPLELRFLIAGNPATSTPCTPPLELRFLIAGNPATSTPYTPPLELRFLIAGNPATSTPYTPPLDLRYLIAGNPATSTPYTPPLELRFLIVGNPETSTPYTPPLELRFLIAGNPATSTPYTPPLELRFLIAGNPATSTPCTPPLELRFLIAGNPATSTPYTPPLELRFLIAGNPATSTPYTPPLDLRYLIAGNPATSTPYTPPLELRFLIVGNPETSTPYTPPLELRFLIAGNPATSTPYTPPLDLRYLIAGNPATSTPYTPPLELRFLIAGNPATSTPYTPPLEFRFLIAGNPATSTPYTPPLELRFLIVGNPETSTPYTPPPERSRS; from the exons ATGGCACCAGCTGCGAGGCCCCCTACCCCCACTCCCCCCACTGCCCCCGCTGCCCTGGGGGTCGCGAGACGGAATCAAGCAGGCGTCCCCGCGGGGTATCGCTGGACCAC AACTCGACACAAGCGCAGCCTGCTTCACACCGGACACTGGAAAACAGGGGGTCATATGTTCTACCCCGTCTCCCGCCGCAGCCAAAGACATATGTGTTCGTACGTGCTGTCGTCGGATGTATACGTATGTAGGGTAAAGGCACTCAAGA AGCTCAGATTCTTGATTGTTGGCAACCCTGCAACTTCTACACCTTACACACCACCTCTAGAGCTCAGATTCTTGATTGCTGGCAACCCTGAAACTTCTACACCTTACACACCACCTCTAGAGCTCAGATTCTTGATTGCTGGCAACCCTGAAACTTCTATACCTTACACACCACCTCTAGAGCTCAGATTCTTGATTGCTGGCAACCCTGCAACTTCTACACCTTGCACACCACCTCTAGAGCTCAGATTCTTGATTGCTGGCAACCCTGCAACTTCTACACCTTACACGCCACCACTAGAGCTCAGATTCTTGATTGCTGGTAACCCTGCAACCTCTACACCTTACACACCACCTCTAGATCTCAGATACTTAATTGCTGGCAACCCTGCAACTTCTACACCTTACACACCACCTCTAGAGCTCAGATTCTTGATTGTTGGCAACCCTGAAACTTCTACACCTTACACACCACCTCTAGAGCTCAGATTCTTGATTGCTGGCAACCCTGCAACTTCTACACCTTGCACACCACCTCTAGAGCTCAGATTCTTGATTGCTGGCAACCCTGCAACTTCTACACCTTACACGCCACCACTAGAGCTCAGATTCTTGATTGCTGGTAACCCTGCAACCTCTACACCTTACACACCACCTCTAGATCTCAGATACTTAATTGCTGGCAACCCTGCAACTTCTACACCTTACACACCACCTCTAGAGCTCAGATTCTTGATTGTTGGCAACCCTGAAACTTCTACACCTTACACACCACCTCTAGAGCTCAGATTCTTGATTGCTGGCAACCCTGCAACTTCTACACCTTACACACCACCTCTAGAGCTCAGATTCTTGATTGCTGGCAACCCTGCAACTTCTACACCTTGCACACCACCTCTAGAGCTCAGATTCTTGATTGCTGGCAACCCTGCAACTTCTACACCTTACACGCCACCACTAGAGCTCAGATTCTTGATTGCTGGTAACCCTGCAACCTCTACACCTTACACACCACCTCTAGATCTCAGATACTTAATTGCTGGCAACCCTGCAACTTCTACACCTTACACACCACCTCTAGAGCTCAGATTCTTGATTGTTGGCAACCCTGAAACTTCTACACCTTACACACCACCTCTAGAGCTCAGATTCTTGATTGCTGGCAACCCTGCAACTTCTACACCTTACACACCACCTCTAGATCTCAGATACTTAATTGCTGGCAACCCTGCAACTTCTACACCTTACACACCACCTCTAGAGCTCAGATTCTTGATTGCTGGCAACCCTGCAACTTCTACACCTTACACACCACCTCTAGAGTTCAGATTCTTGATTGCTGGCAACCCTGCAACTTCTACACCTTACACACCACCTCTAGAGCTCAGATTCTTGATTGTTGGCAACCCTGAAACTTCTACACCTTACACACCACCTCCTGAGCGAAGTAGAAGTTGA
- the LOC134528979 gene encoding uncharacterized protein LOC134528979, with translation MPGRINYTTGVIYGVVQRPIDWKNVKRSARPHSTCREQALYLSRVTVCSHSGPCPDMDTDHTFQIHSPCTMRLSKSAMYSQLKTLRGEEKRIREEEKRRGEEEKRRRGEEEKRREKMRGGERRRGEW, from the coding sequence ATGCCGGGCCGCATCAATTATACCACGGGCGTGATCTATGGTGTGGTTCAGCGACCAATAGATTGGAAAAATGTAAAAAGATCGGCCCGCCCCCACAGCACTTGTCGGGAACAAGCGCTCTACCTTTCTCGGGTAACGGTCTGCTCCCACAGTGGGCCGTGCCCGGACATGGACACCGATCACACATTTCAAATCCACTCGCCATGTACCATGCGATTGTCTAAGAGCGCGATGTATTCGCAATTGAAAACCTTGAGAGGAGAGGAGAAGAGGATAAGAGAAGAGGAGAAGAGAAGAGGAGAAGAGGAGAAGAGGAGAAGAGGAGAAGAGGAGAAGAGGAGAGAGAAGATgagaggaggagagaggaggagaggagAGTGGTGA